In the Nicotiana tabacum cultivar K326 chromosome 16, ASM71507v2, whole genome shotgun sequence genome, one interval contains:
- the LOC107789897 gene encoding putative late blight resistance protein homolog R1A-3, whose product MGLGKNENGFPVLDSLHRLETLKVHFFNSPKIGPSRLNFPLNLKKLTLCKFYLPPAEISIIAKLVKLEILKLQQVVFEREEWEVADEEFPKLKLLKLENLKLSQWRASDEAFQNLRRLVVTRCLKLEAIPLCFADLCSLERIEVKSCNQSVADSAMDIRNTQGEVYGIDYTKVSIEL is encoded by the coding sequence ATGGGGTTGGGAAAGAATGAAAATGGATTCCCTGTATTAGACTCCTTACATCGACTTGAAACGCTAAAGGTGCACTTCTTCAATTCTCCAAAAATAGGTCCTTCAAGATTAAATTTCCCATTGAATCTCAAGAAACTGACTTTATGCAAATTTTATCTGCCGCCTGCTGAAATTTCAATCATTGCCAAACTTGTCAAACTTGAGATACTTAAACTGCAACAAGTTGTTTTTGAAAGGGAGGAATGGGAAGTGGCAGATGAAGAGTTCCCTAAGCTCAAGTTGTTGAAGCTAGAAAATCTCAAACTCTCACAATGGAGAGCATCTGATGAAGCCTTCCAGAACCTTAGGCGATTGGTTGTAACAAGATGTTTAAAACTCGAAGCAATCCCTCTTTGTTTCGCGGATTTGTGTAGTTTGGAGAGGATTGAGGTAAAGTCATGCAATCAATCTGTTGCTGACTCAGCCATGGATATCCGAAATACACAGGGTGAAGTATATGGGATAGATTATACCAAAGTCTCTATTGAGCTTTGA
- the LOC107789896 gene encoding putative late blight resistance protein homolog R1A-3, giving the protein MVDRDVLIQHYKQSRQADISNLEISNASPLSYELLMKFIDNVIQNLKDLLIVRLCEPPSLHSELLGMYSLVKDQMEVVEKELRALRSFVVFVGKICNSELQSCGQIFLHHIKPIEPHVRVIYTDVLRDLRLSGARNMSHIEAAIGFSETLLHMSVSELPLSNDIQDEMRIRFFRQLENIVIHAGFVVYVAEAKFYTLPDSSKKDWEQELTVLSDKIQHVKTLIYQEVRKWVRSYLPKNDGLGFSNSLLDSLKELISCHSGSVLSLKNKLEVVHEELESFQKNIAKQSNNKHDEQQHLVARVVDKAYEVEYIVDSFAVRDAPLTYLTEWFSDLVREIVLLKTKPAYLNSFDEKDSWHLLERKVFGEQICPQQLREVGQAIAKKCKGVPICIVLVAGLLAKIDKTEQCWKLVELSFGEGIQVDAKDLLKLAYNDLPDKLRPCFLYFGAFVEDREIFVSKLINLWIAGGFIENDKEKCLEDIAEDYLEDLIERELVIVTKKKSNEKLKACRLHDQVLEFCLAKAKENNFLLCLKRDYDAKPPQFYSEKPSHRRLSFCSNGDYLAGWRPSCSHARSVLFREVNDDSFSTELNHLRYLAVQTTRSSIPSSIENLYNLQTFIIKRTGGKQVHLPDILWRLINLRHISISYRALFNLHDAQESLDESPSKLYDLATLSSPYVSSAEDMEIIVRKVPNLRKLKCEFADSWGWEKNENGFPVLDSLHRLETLKVHFFNFPKVGPSRLNFPLNLKKLTLCKFYLPHAEISIMAKLVNLEILKLQQVVFEREEWEVADEEFPKLKLLKLENLELSQWRASDDAFYNLRRLVLRGCSHLEAIPYCFEDIPYLEYIEVKSCSEDVINSARDITEMRVDMVRLQLFFVAGADWRYLLVADVMVIECISVLRFSIPCCHKIRYIHMLQKYNEVVKLSSIKQQQLNPETGTANTKQVNSENKEKLQ; this is encoded by the exons ATTCAGCATTACAAGCAGAGTAGACAAGCTGATATTTCAAATCTAGAAATTTCAAACGCTAGTCCGCTGTCTTACGAACTTCTAATGAAGTTCATAGACAACGTTATTCAGAATCTCAAGGATCTGCTAATTGTTCGCCTTTGCGAGCCACCTTCCTTGCATTCTGAGTTACTGGGCATGTATTCTCTAGTCAAGGATCAAATGGAAGTGGTCGAAAAGGAGTTGAGAGCACTCAGGAGCTTTGTCGTCTTTGTGGGGAAAATATGCAATTCAGAGCTCCAAAGCTGCGGGCAAATTTTCTTGCATCAT ATTAAGCCTATTGAGCCACATGTCAGAGTCATTTACACTGATGTCTTGAGAGATTTAAGGTTATCAGGAGCTCGTAACATGTCACATATTGAAGCTGCTATTGGATTCAGCGAGACTCTACTACACATGTCGGTGAG TGAGTTGCCATTGAGTAACGATATTCAGGATGAGATGAGGATCCGTTTTTTCAGACAACTTGAGAATATAGTGATTCATGCTGGATTTGTTGTctatgttgcggaagccaaat tcTACACGTTACCTGATAGCAGCAAGAAAGATTGGGAACAAGAACTGACAGTTCTCTCTGACAAGATTCAGCATGTCAAGACACTGATTTATCAGGAAGTCCGAAAGTGGGTGCGATCCTATTTGCCCAAGAATGATGGATTGGGATTTTCCAATTCCCTTCTAGACAGCTTGAAAGAGCTTATCTCTTGCCATTCTGGTTCAGTTTTATCTCTGAAGAACAAGCTTGAAGTAGTCCATGAGGAGCTTGAATCTTTCCAAAAGAATATTGCAAAACAAAGCAACAATAAACACGACGAACAGCAACATCTTGTGGCAAGAGTCGTTGATAAGGCATATGAGGTTGAGTACATAGTTGATTCTTTTGCAGTTAGAGATGCTCCTCTTACTTATCTTACAGAGTGGTTCTCAGATCTCGTAAGGGAGATTGTGCTCCTTAAGACAAAACCTGCATACCTAAATTCGTTCGACGAGAAAGACAGCTGGCACTTATTAGAGAGGAAGGTATTTGGGGAACAAATCTGCCCCCAGCAGCTAAGGGAAGTGGGGCAAGCAATAGCCAAGAAGTGTAAAGGAGTACCAATTTGCATTGTTTTAGTGGCTGGTCTTCTAGCAAAGATAGATAAGACAGAACAATGCTGGAAGCTAgtggaattgagttttggtgaGGGAATCCAGGTTGACGCAAAGGATTTACTAAAACTAGCTTACAATGATTTACCTGATAAACTGAGACCATGCTTTTTATATTTTGGGGCATTTGTAGAAGACAGGGAGATTTTTGTCTCTAAGTTAATAAATCTATGGATCGCCGGGGGATTCATAGAAAATGATAAGGAGAAGTGTTTGGAGGATATTGCAGAAGATTACCTAGAAGATCTTATTGAAAGAGAGCTCGTCATCGTCACTAAGAAGAAATCAAATGAGAAGTTAAAAGCATGTCGTCTGCACGACCAAGTGCTCGAGTTCTGCCTGgcaaaagctaaggaaaataATTTCCTACTGTGCCTTAAAAG AGATTATGATGCCAAGCCTCCACAGTTTTATTCTGAAAAGCCTTCACATCGCCGCTTATCATTTTGCTCTAATGGGGATTATCTTGCTGGGTGGAGGCCATCATGCTCACATGCTCGTTCAGTATTATTCAGGGAGGTCAATGATG ATTCTTTTTCCACTGAACTTAATCATCTAAGGTACCTTGCTGTTCAAACTACTCGGAGTTCTATCCCATCATCTATTGAAAATCTTTACAATCTTCAGACCTTCATAATCAAAAGAACTGGAGGAAAGCAGGTACATTTGCCAGATATTTTGTGGAGGCTGATTAATTTGAGACATATAAGCATCAGTTACAGAGCTTTGTTTAACTTGCATGATGCACAAGAATCCCTTGATGAGAGCCCCTCAAAACTTTACGATTTGGCTACACTTTCCTCACCATATGTTTCCAGTGCGGAAGATATGGAGATAATAGTGAGAAAAGTACCCAATCTTCGAAAGCTAAAATGTGAATTTGCGGATTCATGGGGTTGGGAAAAGAATGAAAATGGATTCCCTGTATTAGACTCCTTACATCGACTTGAAACGCTAAAGGttcacttcttcaattttccaaAAGTAGGTCCTTCAAGATTAAATTTCCCATTGAATCTCAAGAAACTGACATTATGCAAATTTTATCTACCGCATGCTGAAATTTCAATCATGGCCAAACTTGTCAACCTTGAGATACTTAAACTGCAACAAGTTGTTTTTGAAAGGGAGGAATGGGAAGTGGCGGATGAAGAGTTCCCTAAGCTCAAGTTGTTGAAGCTAGAAAATCTTGAACTCTCACAATGGAGAGCATCAGATGACGCGTTTTATAACCTTAGGCGATTGGTTTTAAGAGGATGTTCACATCTCGAAGCAATCCCTTATTGCTTTGAGGACATTCCTTATTTGGAATACATTGAAGTAAAATCATGCAGTGAAGATGTCATCAACTCAGCCAGGGATATCACAGAAATGCGAGTTGATATGG TACGATtacag CTATTCTTTGTCGCAGGTGCTGATTGGCGTTACTTATTAGTCGCTGACGTGATGGTTATTGAGTGCATTAGTGTACTTCGTTTTTCCATTCCTTGTT gtcATAAGATTAGGTACATTCACATGTTACAAAAGTACAACGAAGTAGTTAAACTGAGTAGCATTAAGCAGCAGCAACTGAACCCCGAGACCGGGACAGCCAACACTAAACAAGTAAACAGCGAAAACAAAGAAAAGCTGCAATAA